The following coding sequences are from one Triticum dicoccoides isolate Atlit2015 ecotype Zavitan chromosome 4A, WEW_v2.0, whole genome shotgun sequence window:
- the LOC119286260 gene encoding coiled-coil domain-containing protein SCD2-like yields MDAGRASGVGPARRPRPAAAASDPRRAAAAREAMLRMEEVMMAHAGAAGEFSMIIEAPLPNLQRYRRNATPPAAPSSDSPSRRRGGPHDPGARDDVPTRLRREGSVTEDVGNARGVRGGEDMGYADDARSRRGTGDARGARPASTRGREEESEAPVRMRDPRRESGRLSAPPGRVVEAQPDVASAVEEETPLQQLSRGARSSSADRRVEAAPEAEAMAARPSSRGSRREGSRDAVVNPIVTEPAVEALAARPPSRRSRRDGSGDDAVNPIVAEPAVEVLAVRPPSRRSRREGSGEAVVNAIVAEPELEADVESVGWGSSRGSEDGGEEPVALPKPLESILTGGRSRSNSPAISRNGVDSGVANRAQSTGRSSFVPPVGANVRPLQAVEVPNGTPRERRTIYPDPTFAQSGRSRDSHDSSTLTEEVEMLKDENVNLLEKLGLAEEKFRQSEARTRELEKQVANLGDGLSMEVKLMKRREEMLVRKEQEIRKALISKNDKSEEITTLQQQLQSASEKAAVAERKLNEAESETKALRTMTQRMILSKEEMEEVVMKRCWLARYWGLAVQYGIYPDISMSKYEYWSSFAPLPLEYVTSAGLRAKDGGSNDLEETDMLVHDLTVTAGEGNIETMLAVDKGLKELAFLKVEDAVLIALAQHHRPNVAELSDPDIKSSGDEKFTEAFDLSKEEEEDVLFKQAWLMYFWRRAKTHNVEEDIAEERLQMWVDRHGRQPTSHDAVDVEQGIHELRKLGIEQLLWEFSRQEVNVAEGELSDPEDDLT; encoded by the exons ATGGACGCAGGCCGGGCCAGCGGCGTCGGCCCCGCCCGGAGGCCACGACCCGCCGCCGCGGCGTCGGATCCCCGGCGCGCGGCTGCGGCGCGGGAGGCCATGTTGCGCATGGAGGAGGTCATGATGGCCCACGCGGGCGCGGCGGGCGAGTTCAGCATGATCATCGAAGCTCCGCTCCCCAACCTCCAGCGCTACCGCCGCAACGCGACGCCTCCTGCGGCCCCGTCGTCTGactctccctcgcggaggcgcggcGGACCTCATGACCCCGGCGCGAGGGACGACGTCCCCACGCGATTGCGGCGCGAGGGAAGCGTGACCGAGGACGTCGGCAACGCTCGGGGGGTACGCGGCGGGGAGGACATGGGCTACGCGGACGACGCGCGCTCGCGTCGCGGCACCGGGGACGCTCGAGGGGCGCGACCTGCAAGCACTCGCGGCCGGGAGGAAGAGTCGGAGGCGCCGGTGCGGATGAGAGACCCGCGGAGGGAGAGCGGCCGTCTCAGCGCGCCTCCTGGGAGGGTCGTCGAGGCGCAGCCAGACGTCGCGTCGGCCGTGGAGGAGGAGACACCACTGCAGCAGCTGTCACGCGGAGCGCGGAGTTCGAGCGCGGATAGGcgcgtggaagcggcaccggaggcGGAGGCGATGGCCGCGAGACCATCAAGCCGAGGATCGAGGCGGGAGGGCAGTCGGGATGCCGTGGTGAATCCTATTGTTACTGAGCCGGCGGTGGAGGCGTTGGCTGCCAGACCACCAAGCCGACGATCGAGGCGGGATGGCAGCGGGGACGACGCTGTGAATCCTATTGTTGCTGAGCCGGCCGTGGAGGTGTTGGCTGTCAGACCACCGAGCCGGCGATCGAGGCGGGAGGGCAGTGGGGAGGCCGTTGTGAATGCTATTGTTGCCGAGCCCGAGCTGGAGGCCGATGTGGAGAGTGTCGGGTGGGGTAGCAGCCGAGGGAGTGAGGATGGAGGCGAGGAGCCGGTGGCGTTGCCAAAGCCGCTGGAGTCAATACTCACCGGAGGCCGTAGCAGGAGCAACTCACCGGCCATAA GTCGGAACGGTGTGGACTCTGGTGTAGCAAATCGCGCACAATCAACAGGAAGGTCAAGTTTTGTACCACCTGTTGGGGCTAATGTGAGGCCTCTACAAGCTGTGGAGGTGCCCAATGGGACACCTAGAGAAAGAAG GACAATCTATCCAGATCCTACTTTCGCGCAGTCCGGTCGATCAAGAGATTCACATGACAGTTCAACACTAACAGAAGAG GTTGAGATGCTCAAAGATGAGAATGTGAATCTTTTGGAAAAG CTTGGACTAGCAGAAGAGAAATTTAGACAATCTGAAGCTCGGACAAGGGAGCTTGAGAAACAG GTTGCTAATCTTGGTGATGGATTATCTATGGAAGTTAAACTTATGAAAAG GAGGGAGGAGATGCTAGTGAGGAAGGAG CAAGAAATAAGGAAAGCGCTTATATCCAAAAATGATAAAAGCGAGGAAATCACCACTCTTCAACAACAGCTCCAG TCTGCAAGTGAAAAGGCTGCAGTTGCTGAGCGGAAACTCAATGAGGCTGAATCTGAAACAAAAGCCTTACGCACAATGACACAGAGGATGATCTTAAGCAAAGAAGAAATG GAAGAAGTTGTTATGAAGAGATGTTGGCTTGCCCGTTACTGGGGCTTGGCTGTCCAATATG GCATCTATCCAGACATCTCTATGTCAAAATATGAATACTGGTCTTCGTTTGCTCCTCTTCCCCTCGAGTATGTGACATCAGCTGGACTGAGAGCTAAGGATGGAGGTAGTAATGATTTGGAAGAAACAGACATGCTTGTTCATGATTTGACTGTCACAGCAGGAGAAGGCAACATAGAAACAATGCTTGCTGTTGATAAGGGACTTAAAGAACTTGCCTTCTTAAAG GTTGAGGATGCTGTTCTTATTGCTCTTGCCCAACATCATCGTCCAAATGTTGCAGAGCTATCAGATCCAG ATATTAAATCATCCGGTGATGAAAAATTCACTGAGGCATTTG ACCTAagcaaggaggaagaggaagacgtgTTGTTCAAGCAG GCTTGGCTCATGTATTTCTGGAGAAGGGCTAAAACCCATAATGTGGAAGAGGATATCGCAGAGGAGCGACTGCAGATGTGGGTTGATCGACATGGGCGGCAACCAACTTCACATGATGCTGTAGATG TTGAGCAAGGGATACATGAATTGAGGAAGCTGGGAATCGAACAACTGCTGTGGGAATTCTCCCGCCAGGAGGTGAATGTTGCCGAAGGTGAATTGTCCGATCCTGAAGATGATCTGACCTAG